One Candidatus Zixiibacteriota bacterium genomic window, AGAACTGAAATTCGATGACGCAGTCGGCTTCCTCAAATCGTATCCGGCGCCCGAGGGATGTGATCTTCAGGACACGGTCAATATTGCGTATGCCATGGATATCGATGGCGATCCCAGTGGAAATTCATGGGGAATCAATGCCTCGCTGTCGGCTTTCGGAGTTAGTTTCCTCAAAAAGCCAACGGACAATTCGATTATTAACTACAACTGGTGGTCGTACGGATATGGCCCGAGATTGCGTGGAACACTGACAGAGCCATTCCGCGGGTTCCTTGTGCCATTCGATCGTTTTTCATCTAACGATGTAACTGCCTACTACTATCTCTCGCACAAAGAGCACGACTACGATCAACTCACAACATGGATAAACAAGTCCTTCGAAGGATGGGAGCCCCCGCCCTCAAACGCCGCCCAGGTGACCGCTGGTGGACGCAATTATTATCTTGTCTCGGCTGGACCATTTAACCTCCCACCTAGTTCTACGGCCTCGTTCACAATTGCTCTCGTCGGCGGCTCCAATGTTCACCAAAATCCGAACGATTACAAAAATTTCTTTGCCTTCAGTTATCCATGGACGTTTTATGAATCTTTGGATTTTTCTAATTTTGCGCTCAACGCTCGATGGGCGGAATGGGTGTATGACAACCCTGGCTATGATACCGACAACGATGGTTATTTTGGCGAATATCGCATGTGCAACGATGATACGATGTGGTACAAGGGGGATGGTGTCGCCGACTTTCGTACCGATGGCCCGCCGCAGAAACCTTTTATTCATGTCGTGCCCAGCGACGGAAAGCTGACTATCCGCTGGAACGGTTACTACACTGAACAGATTGCCGATCCGCTTGCCGGTCTGATTGATTTTGAAGGGTATCGCGTATATGCCGCTCTCGATGACCGCAACACAAGCTTTGCCTTGCTCAGTTCCTATGACCGAGAAAATTACAACCGTTTTCGGTTTGAACTGCTCTCGAATGGAGACCCTACATGGATTCAGGAAGGAAACCCGCGAAGCTTAGAAGTTTACAGAGCTGAATATAACGATTCCAATTTTAATCCATTAGTGTATACCCGCGAAAACCCTTTAAATATCGGCGATGAATACTACTTCTTCGCCTCTCAGGATTATAACTCATCTGATTTGGGTTCAACTCAAGGCATTCACAAAGTCTTTCCGGACGCACCGTTTCCCGGACTTGATCCGAATAAGTGGACTGAAGACGATGTCATCTATGACTACGACCGGCCACTACCCAAATATTTTGAGTACCAATATGTGTACGACAGTATACTTCCGACAGTTCCCTATTATGTCGCCGTGACCGCATTCGATTTCGGCTCGGCCGCCAGTGGGGTTCCGTCGCTTGAAACCAAACCTGTCGACAATATGATCCGCGAATTTCCGCAGACATCATCGGACTCAGTCGTGGCATATTCACTTGATGCGTATGTGTACCCTAATCCCTATCGTTCCGATGGCGAATATGCGGATGATGGATTCGAAAATCGCGGCCTCACACAGACCAAAGAGCGAAGCAGGCGAATTTATTTTGCAAACTTGCCGAGTGTTTGCACTATCAGAATCTTTTCACTTGACGGAGATTTGGTGAGAGAGCTGGACCACAACTTCCCCGATGGCGGACCGACCTCCCAACAGCACTCATGGGACCTTGTTACGCGAAACACTCAGGCCGTAAAGTCAGGTCTCTATTACTATAGCATCGAGTCCGAAGGTCGAAATCAGATTGGCAAATTTGTTATTATTAAGTAGCTGGCGTACGAATTTGTAGTTCGACGAAATAATTCGTCAGATTGTTAATGGTCAGGTGTGTCGCTTTGTAAGACTCTGCGCGATACAGGAAAAGCCGTCTATTCGATCTCTGCCCCATCCGTTCTGTGACATTTCCAACAATCGCCCGCTTTGCCGAAAATCAGCCAGCATACTGCCAAAATCCGGCGCGGCAGTCTGATTGATGGCAATGCCGACACCGCGCGCTTCAGCAAGGGCGCGATTTAGAGGAGCAAACGAACCAATTGACGGTTCAAGCATGAATATGGGAAGCCCGAGCCCTATGCTCCAGTTTGTGCGCTCATGCGATGGCGCGACGAAATAGTCCAAATACGGGAACATGGATGCGACAAGTTCATTCTCTTCTTGGCGAGTTGTGTAAATGGCGAGAACAAGAGTCTCTTTTTCAGCCAATGTACTGTCAATATTGTGTTCCTCCTCGGATGACCCATGTATGACTTTGACCCTGCTTCCAAAGGTCTTCAACGCCGCTTTCTCCAGTTGTCCACCTCCTGTAGCGAATAATATCGCCCGTCCTCCAGCCGCTACCGAGGATTCAACGGCCGCAATAAGTGAGTGTACATGTTGCTTTGGTTCGGCCCCCGATGAGAAAAACCCTCCGGACAAATATTCTGTGTTCTTGATTCTCTCAATTCGTCTCGTAAACGCCCCTTTAGCTTGTTTAACAAGCGACAGCTCGATACAAAGTCCTGATACGAGTACTGAGGACAAGTCATAGCCGGCATCAATGAATCGCTGAGCGCATTCTGCTGTTGGAACTATTACCAACGACGCACCCCTGACACATGCTTCATCTGGCACCACAAGCTCTCCATGCTGGTAAATTGTGTTTTTGCGTCCCTTGAGAATGCCGACTAAAATTGGATGGTCGACAACAAGGGGAGTCGACGAATCTCGATATTGTGCCACAATGTCTCTGCTGAGCACTTTAAGCGCAGAGTTCGGATTATTGTAGTCTGAGGATTTTCTGAGCTTGGAATACACTTTCCCCAGAACTCCCCCGGACGAACCACGTGTATAGAGCACTCGGGCAAACCGCCATGCCAAACGGGATGTACCATGCGACACGGTAAACACATCACGAACCTCCCCGACGCTTTGTAAGTTAGACCCGGACTTTAGCGCTTCGATGATTTCATCCAGATAGAAGGCATGCCCGCGGCCTATATTTGAATAGAGAAAATCAATTGGCATTAGTCACCACCAGCCATATTCGGCATTATCACACAGCCTACTTGCCAACCGTCTCGACTCCTGCTATCTTCTGTGACAATATAAATCGCAAAAGACAGTTTAGTATTATGAGGCATGACAATGAAAGATAAGCGAAACGAAATCCTTGCGAAACAGCTAGTTGATTATTCTCTTGAAATGAAGCCGCTCGAAACGTTGTACCTTGAGATTAAAGGAAAAGAAACGTTCGAACTGGGTAAACAGGTGATTCGCCATGCTACCGAGAAAGGTGTGGTCGTCTTTTGGTACTACAGCGATGAATCGATACTTCGTCAGTGGCTTCGCTCTGCCAAAGACGAGCAGTTCAAAAAGCAGGCCGATCTGCATATGCACATAATGCAGAAAGCAGACTGCTATATGGGCTTGCGCGGTTCAGACAACCCCTTTGACCTTGCCGACATTGATCCCAAACAAATGGACAAGCACAACACCCTTTTCTACAAACCCGTCCATCTGGAAGAGCGTGTCAAACGCACGCGGTGGGTTGTTCTCAGATATCCTAATAATGCCATGGCCCAACTTGCACAAACATCGCAGGAAGCATTCGAAGATTTCTATTTCGATGTCTGCTGCGCTGACTATGACAAAATGTCCAAAGCCCAGGACAAACTCCACGCCCTTATGACTGCCGCAGATAAAGTTCATATCAAATCACCCGGAACAGATTTGACTTTCTCGCTCAAAGGAATTGACTGCGTCAAATGCGATGGTCATCGCAATATACCCGATGGCGAGGTATACACTGCCCCGGTGCGCGATTCCGTTAATGGTACTATCCGTTTCAATACGCCATCTCTCTATCAGGGAGTCGTATATAATGACATTACCCTGACCTTCGAGAGCGGCAAAATTATCAAGGCACATGCCGATGCCAATGTCGATAAGCTGAACAAAGTTTTTGACACCGACGAAGGAGCCC contains:
- a CDS encoding aminopeptidase encodes the protein MKDKRNEILAKQLVDYSLEMKPLETLYLEIKGKETFELGKQVIRHATEKGVVVFWYYSDESILRQWLRSAKDEQFKKQADLHMHIMQKADCYMGLRGSDNPFDLADIDPKQMDKHNTLFYKPVHLEERVKRTRWVVLRYPNNAMAQLAQTSQEAFEDFYFDVCCADYDKMSKAQDKLHALMTAADKVHIKSPGTDLTFSLKGIDCVKCDGHRNIPDGEVYTAPVRDSVNGTIRFNTPSLYQGVVYNDITLTFESGKIIKAHADANVDKLNKVFDTDEGARYIGEFAIGVNPFILHPMKDTLFDEKIAGSFHFTPGQCYDEAYNGNQSAIHWDNVLIQRPEYGGGEIWFDGKLIRKDGVFTDTEMERSFSREALMPAQAR